In Bosea sp. PAMC 26642, the DNA window GGCCGCACCTCTTCACTTTCGCTCACCGGAGCTTCGGCGAAGCGGAGATAAAGCGCATCAGCTTCAGCATCGTAGTGCGTCTTCATCGTCTGCGGCCTCGATCGAGAAACAGCGTGATCACGCGATACGCCGTATCGGACCGAACATATACCACACGCAGCACGCGTCCGTCGCGTTCGGGAACAGCGCGAAAGGCTCGCAATCGGTCCGCGTGCTTGGGGTCCTGTTCGATTGCGTCCGGTTGCAAGATCGCTTGCTCTACCCAAGCACGCGCGATCTCCCGCTCCTGGAGCATCACCTCCGCATGGAAGGTGTAGGTGAAAGTAGCAATTGACGTCATGGCAAGCGTTCCAGGATCGAGGCCTGCCTAAAGGTTCACGCTCGATCGAGATATGCACCGCACATGGCATTCCGGCCAGTTTGCGTCCGCCACGACCCGGTCAAATGTGACAGCGCCTACTCCCCCTCGCCGAACCGATCCACCACCAGCGCCTCCAGAGCCTTCAGCGCCGCCTCCGCCTCGCGGCCTTTCGCCACGACCGTGATCGTCGAGCCGATGCCGGCGCCCAGCGTCAGGATGCCCATGATAGAGGTCGCGCCCACCGTCTCGCCGCAGCGGGTCACGGTGACGTCGGCGTCGAAGCCCGAGGCGCATTGCACGAATTTCGCGGTGGCGCGGGCGTGCAGGCCCTTCTTGTTGACGATCTGGAACTCGCCGTAAATCGCCCCGGCCGGAATCTCGACGTCGGGGCAGTTGCAATCCTCGTCGGTCTCGTCCATCGCGCCCATCGGCGTCGGCCTCATTTCCCGGCCAGGACGCGGCTGGCGACGGTGATGTATTTGCGGCCCGCATCCTGCGCGCTGGTCACGGCCTCGTCGAGGGTCTTTTCCTCGCGCACGCTGGCGAGTTTGATCAGCATCGGCAGGTTGACGCCGGCGACGACGTCGATGCGGCCGGGCTCCATCACCGAGATCGCGAGGTTAGAGGGCGTGCCGCCGAACATGTCGGTCAGCACGATCACGCCCCGGCCGGTCTCGACCGCCTCGACGGCGGCGATGATGTCGCGGCGACGCCCCTCCATGTCGTCATCGGGAGCGATGGCGATGGTGGCGAGATTGGCCTGGGGGCCGACGACATGTTCGAGCGCGGCGCGGAATTCCGTCGCCAGATGCCCATGCGTCACGAGGACGAGTCCGATCATTCACTATGGCGCCTGAGAGCGCTTGAAGGCGCCCGGACAAGGTCGCGGTTTATGCGGCAGGTGCGAGATATGCGCAAGCGGATCGATCGAAACTTGTTAAAATACGAGCTTAATCGCCGTCCAGAAACAGTCGCAAGGCAGCCAGCACCAGCCTCTCGTCGCCTGCCTGGCCAGGCACCGTCAGGCGTGGCAGGTCGATGCCGGCGAGCCGCTCGACCAGATCCTCGGGCTCCGGCATACGGGCAGGCTCTGTGCCGGCGATATCGACGATCAGCCGGACGACGACCGAGGGCAGATATGGTTCCGGTGTCAGGCCGAGTCCGCGCCGCTCGATAAGGCCTTCCAGCGGCGAGACCGGGCGGGCCAGCAGGCGGCCGCCGCAAACGGCCAGGCTAATGCGGTCGTCTCCCACGAGCCGGGCGAAACCTCCGGCCTGCTGCGCCGTTGCGATCAGCCCCAGCGCCAGCACCGACTTGCCCGCGCCCGATGCACCGCGGATCAGCACGCCAGCCTCGCCGATGGCGACGGTCGAGGCATGGATGCGGTCTGGCCCGCCGCCGCGCGCTGTCATGATGGGGTCAGGCCGCCTGTTGCACGGCCGGCAGGCGTACGACGAAGCGCGCGCCGAGCCTCGGCTTGTCGCCGTCCGGCCCGGCCGGGCCGAGCCTGTTCTCGGCATGGATCGCGCCGCGATGGGCCTCGACGATCTGCCGGGAAATCGACAGGCCCAGGCCCGAATTCTGGCCGAAACCCTCATTGGGACGGTCGGTGTAAAACCGCTCGAAGATGCGCTCCAGCGCGTGCGGCTCGATCCCTGGCCCCTCATCCTCGATGGTGATCACGACGTCGGGCCCGACGCGGGCGAGCACGACCCGCACCGGCCTGTCGGCCGGCGAGAAGGAACGCGCATTGTCGATTAGGTTGACCACGACCTGCCCCAGCCGGGAATCGTGGCCGAGCACCTGGAAGCCGGCGCGTGCCCCGGCACGCTGGCTGCGGCGCTCGGTTTCCAGTGCGATCAGGGGCTGCCCTTCGCGCCGTGTCGCGTTCTGCGCCGAAACCACGGTTTCGAGGATCTGCGCCAGGTCGATCGGCGCGGCGTCGTCGCGCGCCAGCTCCGCATCGAGGCGCGAAGCATCGGAGATGTCGGAGATGAGCCGGTCTAGCCGGCGGACATCATGCTGGATCACCTCAAGCAGGCGCCCCCGGGATTCCTCGGATTTGACGCGCGGCAGCGTTTCCACCGCGCTGCGCAGCGAGGTCAGCGGGTTCTTCAATTCATGGGCGACGTCGGCTGCAAAACTCTCGATCGCCTCGATGCGGCTGTAGAGCGCTTTCGTCATGTCGCGCAGCGAGCCCGAGAGATGGCCGATCTCGTCGTGGCGGCTGGCGAAATCGGGGATCTGCTCCCGGGATTTCAAGCCCTTGCGAACGCGCTGGGCCGCGTCGGCGAGCTTGCGGATCGGCTCGGCGATGGTGCCGGCGAGCAAGACGGAGAGCACGATCATCACGCCCGCCGCGACGGCGAAAACCTGGAAGATGGCATAGCGCTCCGAGGCGATGATGGCGTCGATGTCGCCGCCCTGCGTCGAGAGCAGCAGCGCGCCCTTCACCGTCCGGAAGCGCTGGACCGGCACGGCAACGGAGACGATGGTCTGGCCGCGCGTATTGACGCGCACGACGCTGGCCGGCGTGCCGTTCAGCGCTCGCGCCACCTCCGTATAGGCGCGGCCATTGGCGTTCTCGAAATCGTCATAGGTCGGGACGTCGGCCTTGCCGAGACGGTTGCGCAGCAGGTTCCAGGTGCGCTCCAGCAGAGGCGGCTCGTCGCGCTCGCCGACGCGCGGCAGATCGAGCCGCAGCACGTCGCCGCGCGAATAAAGATTGCGTGAATCCAGCGTCAGCAGCCCGTCCTTGTCGTAGATGCGGGCACGCGTCTTGGTCGGCGTCACCAGCCGGCGCAGCAGCGGCGCGACCTTTTCGGGATTGATCGAGAAATCGAGAGGGTCTTCGGCGATGCCGGCGCTCTCCCCGGCCTGGAGCTGCAGCAGCTTGTCGGGATCGATGGTGATCGTGTCGGTCTCGACCGTGGCCGAGGCCGAGATCGCGCCGGCGATGATTTCGCCTTGGGTGAGCAGGCTCTGGACCCGTGCTTCGATGAGGCCCTCGCGGAACTGGTTGAGGTAGAGGAAGCCCACCAGCAGTGCCACCAGGCCGCCGAGGTTGAGTACGACGATGCGGCGCGTCAGGCTGGAAGCCGCACGCGACGAGATGGCGCGCCAGGTCCGGCGGCCGAAAACGAGCACGCGCTTGCGCAGGGCCGAGGTCGCGCGCGGCTTGCGTTGGGTCGTTGGACGCTGGTCCTCGATCGTCGCCATCGCTGCGAAGTGCCTGCCTTCCGTATCGAGGCCGCGCTCAGCCTTCCTTGAAGCGATAGCCGACGCCGTACAAGGTCTCGATCATATCGAAGTCGATATCGACCTGATTGAACTTCTTGCGCAGGCGCTTGATGTGGCTGTCGATGGTGCGGTCGTCGACATAGACCTCGTCGTCATAGGCGGCGTCCATCAGCGCGTTGCGGCTCTTCACCACGCCGGGGCGTTGCGCCAGCGACTGCAGGATCAGGAATTCCGTGACGGTCAGCGTGACCGGCTCGCCCTTCCAGGTGCAGGTGTGGCGCTCGGGGTCCATGCGCAGCAGGCCGCGCTCCAGCGCCTTGGCGTCCTCGGGACGGGCAGGCGTGCTGGTGTCCTTGGCGCCGGAGCGGCGCAGGATCGCCTTGACGCGCTCGACCAGCAGGCGCTGCGAGAACGGCTTCCGGATGAAGTCGTCGGCGCCCATCTTCAGCCCGAAGAGCTCGTCGATCTCCTCGTCCTTCGAAGTCAGGAAGATCACCGGCAGGTCGGATTTCTGGCGCAGGCGGCGCAGCAGCTCCATTCCGTCCATCCGCGGCATCTTGATGTCGAAGATCGCCAGATCCGGTGGGTTCTGCTTCAGCCCGTCGAGTGCTGTCGCACCGTCCGTATAGGTCATGATGCGGTAGCCCTCGGCCTCGAGCGCAATGGAAACCGAGGTCAGGATGTTACGGTCGTCATCGACCAGCGCAATGGTTGGCATAAGCTCTTTGTCTCTTGGCCGCGTTGCAATAAACAGGTCCACTCCCGTGAGAGAGCGGCCAAACCGTGGCTGCAATCTAGCAACGGCAAGGCGGTTTGCCTATGTCTTGCCCTGAAGAAGAGCTCGCAGGGGCAGAGGTTCCATGGCGCAAGCCCCAGCAAGCTCCGAGCCGGACGCTCCGGAGCAGCCGCGCGACCCGATCCGACCGACCGACGACACGGCGCGGACTCTGGCCCGCAGCCTCGTCAGGAGCGCACGTTTCGGCATGTTGGCAACGCTCGGCGGCGACGGTCACCCCGCCGCCAGCCTGACCACTGTGGCGACCGATAGCGACGGCACGCCGCTGATCCTGGTCTCGGCGCTTTCAGCCCATACCGGCCATCTCATCGCAGATCCGCGCGCCTCGCTCCTGATCGCGCCGGGCGGCAAGGGCGACCCGCTCGCCCATGCCCGCATCACCCTGAAGGTGCGGGCCAGGCGGATCGAGCGCGCGACGCCCGAGGGCCAACGCATTCGAAGGCGCTTCCTGGCGCGCCAGCCTAAGGCCGCGCTCTACGTCGATTTCGGCGATTTCTCGTTCTTTTCACTGGCGATCGAGGCTGCGAGCCTGAATGGCGGCTTCGCCCGGGCCTATGCGCTGACGCCCGGCGATATCCTCAGTGAGGCGACGAAGGTCGAGGCAATCTCGCCGATCGAGGAGAGCGCCGTCGCCCATATGAACGCGGACCACGCCGATGCGGTCCGGCTCTGCGCTACGGCGCTGCTGCGCGGGCGCGCCGGAGCCTGGCGCGTCACAGGCCTCGATCCCGACGGGGCTGACCTCGCGCTTGGCGACTCGGTGTTGCGCCTGCCCTTTCCCGAGCTGGTCGCGGAGCCTGCCGATCTGCGCCGCGTCCTGGCGCAGCTTGCCGCCAAAGCGCGTGCCGCCGGCTGAGCGCTGATTCACCAAGCCCGCTTAATTCAATGGATTTAAATCGGATTTTCCCGCTTCAGGACTTTCCGCCGGCTTGAGCCGCCGTCATCATGAGCCTAATGACGCTGCCACCGAATTTCGAACCCATCGTCTGTGCAGCCACCTTTTGACGGTGCATCTTTGACTATAACGCCCGCGACCCGATCGGTCGCGCGTCGGGAGGACTAAAGTGGAGACCATCGGTCAGTTCAACGCCGCCCACGGCGCCGAGACGTTCGGCTTCCGCAACCTGAAATCCGTCTCCTGGAACCTGCACGCGCCGCAGCTCTATGAGGTCGCGCTGAAGCGAGGCGAAGGCGAACTCGCCAGCGGCGGCGCGCTTTGCGCCGATACCGGAACACACACCGGCCGCTCCCCCAAGGACAAGTTCACGGTGCGCGACGCGCAGACCGAATCCACGATCTGGTGGGACAACAACAATGCGATGTCGCCGGAGCATTTCGAGACGCTGCTCGCCGATTTCATCGCTCATGCCGAGGGCAAGGGCCTGTTCGCGCAAGATCTCTATGGCGGGGCCGATCCGGCCCATCGCGTCAAGGCGCGCGTCTTCACTGAATTCGCCTGGCACTCGCTGTTCATTCGCAACCTGCTGATCCGCCCCGAGGCGGAGGACATCGCCGGCTACGTCCCGGAACTGACCATCGTCGACCTGCCGAGCTTCAAGGCCGACCCTGCGCGCCATGGCTGCCGCAGCGAGACCGTGATCGCGATCGACTTCACCCGCAAGATCGTCCTGATCGGCGGCTCGGCCTATGCCGGCGAGATGAAGAAGTCGGTCTTCACCTATCTGAACTACACGCTGCCGGCCAAGGGCGTGGTGCCGATGCACTGCTCCGCCAATGTCGGCTCCAAGGACGATTCCGCGATCTTCTTCGGCCTCTCGGGAACCGGCAAGACCACGCTCTCGGCCGATCCCGACCGCACGCTGATCGGCGACGACGAGCATGGCTGGTCGAAGAACGGCATCTTCAATTTCGAGGGCGGCTGCTACGCCAAGACGATCAAGCTCTCGGCCGAGGCCGAGCCGCAGATCTATGCCGCCTCGCAGCGCTTTGGCACGGTGCTGGAAAACATCGTGATGGACCCGCTGACCCGCGAGGTCGATTTCGACGACGGCAGCAAGACCGAGAACACCCGCTCGGCCTATCCGCTCGACTTCATCCCCAACGCCTCGCGCACCGGCCGGGCCGGAGTCCCTAAGAACATCGTGATGCTGACGGCGGATGCCTTCGGCGTGATGCCGCCGATCGCCAAGCTGACCCCGGCCGAGGCGATGTACCACTTCCTCTCCGGCTACACCGCCAAGGTCGCCGGCACCGAGCGTGGGCTCGTCGGCGTCGAGCCGGAATTCTCGACCTGCTTCGGCTCGCCCTTCCTGCCACGCCACCCGTCAGAATACGCCAACCTGCTGCGTGACTTCATCGCCAAGCACCATGTCGATTGCTGGCTGGTGAACACCGGCTGGACCGGCGGCAAATACGGCGTCGGCCGGCGGATGCCGATCCGGGTGACGCGCCGGCTGCTGACGGCGGCGCTCGACGGCTCGCTCAACCGCGCCGATTTCCGCCGCGACCCCTATTTCGGCTTCGCGGTGCCGACCTCGGTGCCCGGCGTCGAGCCGCACATCCTGTATCCGGTCAAGACCTGGCAGGACAAGGCGGCCTTCTCCGAGACGGCCAAGAACCTCGTCGCCATGTTCGCCGAGAATTTCAAGCGCTTCGAGGGCCATGTCGACGATGCGGTGAAAGCCGCCGCGCCGGCGAACTCGCTGGCGGCGTGAAGCGGGCATCGAGGTTCGGCGTAGCACTCGCCGTCATCCCGGACGCAGCGAAGCGGAGATCCGGGATCCATCGTAAAGTGCTGCGGTGCTCTATGATGGATTCCGGATCGGCGCTGCTTCGCCGCTTGTCCGGAATGACGGAGCAACCCGCGCCATGATCCTCGCCTTCCGCCTCCTCGCCACGCTCGTCATCCTCGGCGCGACGGCGTGGGCTTCCGGCCTGCTGTTCTTCCGGCTGGCCGGCAGCATGGCGACGATCGCCGCGGTCGGCTTCGGACTGGCGGGATTGGCCGGCGCAACGGGCCTCTGGACCGGCGCGGCGCGGCTGCCGCTCTCCTTTGCCGTCCTTTTCGTCAGCCTTCTCGGCTGGTGGAGCGGGCTGGCGCCCTCGCATCAGCGCAACTGGATTCCCGAGCTTGCCCGGCTGCCGCAGATCGTGCGCGAGGGCGATGTGCTGACCGTGTCGAACCTGCGCAACTTCCGCTGGCGTACGGAAACCGACTACGACCAGAATTGGGAAACCCGGCGCTACGATCTGAGCAAGGTCGAAGGCATCGACCTGTTCCTGTCC includes these proteins:
- a CDS encoding phosphoenolpyruvate carboxykinase, whose amino-acid sequence is METIGQFNAAHGAETFGFRNLKSVSWNLHAPQLYEVALKRGEGELASGGALCADTGTHTGRSPKDKFTVRDAQTESTIWWDNNNAMSPEHFETLLADFIAHAEGKGLFAQDLYGGADPAHRVKARVFTEFAWHSLFIRNLLIRPEAEDIAGYVPELTIVDLPSFKADPARHGCRSETVIAIDFTRKIVLIGGSAYAGEMKKSVFTYLNYTLPAKGVVPMHCSANVGSKDDSAIFFGLSGTGKTTLSADPDRTLIGDDEHGWSKNGIFNFEGGCYAKTIKLSAEAEPQIYAASQRFGTVLENIVMDPLTREVDFDDGSKTENTRSAYPLDFIPNASRTGRAGVPKNIVMLTADAFGVMPPIAKLTPAEAMYHFLSGYTAKVAGTERGLVGVEPEFSTCFGSPFLPRHPSEYANLLRDFIAKHHVDCWLVNTGWTGGKYGVGRRMPIRVTRRLLTAALDGSLNRADFRRDPYFGFAVPTSVPGVEPHILYPVKTWQDKAAFSETAKNLVAMFAENFKRFEGHVDDAVKAAAPANSLAA
- a CDS encoding HugZ family pyridoxamine 5'-phosphate oxidase; this encodes MAQAPASSEPDAPEQPRDPIRPTDDTARTLARSLVRSARFGMLATLGGDGHPAASLTTVATDSDGTPLILVSALSAHTGHLIADPRASLLIAPGGKGDPLAHARITLKVRARRIERATPEGQRIRRRFLARQPKAALYVDFGDFSFFSLAIEAASLNGGFARAYALTPGDILSEATKVEAISPIEESAVAHMNADHADAVRLCATALLRGRAGAWRVTGLDPDGADLALGDSVLRLPFPELVAEPADLRRVLAQLAAKARAAG
- a CDS encoding sensor histidine kinase, producing MATIEDQRPTTQRKPRATSALRKRVLVFGRRTWRAISSRAASSLTRRIVVLNLGGLVALLVGFLYLNQFREGLIEARVQSLLTQGEIIAGAISASATVETDTITIDPDKLLQLQAGESAGIAEDPLDFSINPEKVAPLLRRLVTPTKTRARIYDKDGLLTLDSRNLYSRGDVLRLDLPRVGERDEPPLLERTWNLLRNRLGKADVPTYDDFENANGRAYTEVARALNGTPASVVRVNTRGQTIVSVAVPVQRFRTVKGALLLSTQGGDIDAIIASERYAIFQVFAVAAGVMIVLSVLLAGTIAEPIRKLADAAQRVRKGLKSREQIPDFASRHDEIGHLSGSLRDMTKALYSRIEAIESFAADVAHELKNPLTSLRSAVETLPRVKSEESRGRLLEVIQHDVRRLDRLISDISDASRLDAELARDDAAPIDLAQILETVVSAQNATRREGQPLIALETERRSQRAGARAGFQVLGHDSRLGQVVVNLIDNARSFSPADRPVRVVLARVGPDVVITIEDEGPGIEPHALERIFERFYTDRPNEGFGQNSGLGLSISRQIVEAHRGAIHAENRLGPAGPDGDKPRLGARFVVRLPAVQQAA
- a CDS encoding HPr kinase/phosphorylase, with the protein product MTARGGGPDRIHASTVAIGEAGVLIRGASGAGKSVLALGLIATAQQAGGFARLVGDDRISLAVCGGRLLARPVSPLEGLIERRGLGLTPEPYLPSVVVRLIVDIAGTEPARMPEPEDLVERLAGIDLPRLTVPGQAGDERLVLAALRLFLDGD
- a CDS encoding PTS sugar transporter subunit IIA; this encodes MIGLVLVTHGHLATEFRAALEHVVGPQANLATIAIAPDDDMEGRRRDIIAAVEAVETGRGVIVLTDMFGGTPSNLAISVMEPGRIDVVAGVNLPMLIKLASVREEKTLDEAVTSAQDAGRKYITVASRVLAGK
- a CDS encoding HPr family phosphocarrier protein, with translation MGAMDETDEDCNCPDVEIPAGAIYGEFQIVNKKGLHARATAKFVQCASGFDADVTVTRCGETVGATSIMGILTLGAGIGSTITVVAKGREAEAALKALEALVVDRFGEGE
- a CDS encoding DUF4258 domain-containing protein, producing the protein MTSIATFTYTFHAEVMLQEREIARAWVEQAILQPDAIEQDPKHADRLRAFRAVPERDGRVLRVVYVRSDTAYRVITLFLDRGRRR
- a CDS encoding response regulator transcription factor, which produces MPTIALVDDDRNILTSVSIALEAEGYRIMTYTDGATALDGLKQNPPDLAIFDIKMPRMDGMELLRRLRQKSDLPVIFLTSKDEEIDELFGLKMGADDFIRKPFSQRLLVERVKAILRRSGAKDTSTPARPEDAKALERGLLRMDPERHTCTWKGEPVTLTVTEFLILQSLAQRPGVVKSRNALMDAAYDDEVYVDDRTIDSHIKRLRKKFNQVDIDFDMIETLYGVGYRFKEG